The genomic segment TCGGCAATACCCCTGTATGATGTTTGAGCCAGTAGGGATAGGAAATCATCCACACTGGTTGAGAAAATCATGTTCCTTAATTGATCCATTGAAATTAACCTAGCCTTAACACCCCTAACCCTGGGTCCAATGTAAGGGTTCCTTACAACCCACATCACGTACACTACGCTTTATCGTTTATTAAGCATTAGCACTTAATCGAAACATTAACCCAAGCCTTAAACCTACTTAAGGCTGATGCCGCTTAACTTAAAGTTATCTACTCATTGATTAACTGGAGTAGACTGAATCATGATGCCGCCACTTTCCTCCTAAAGACAAAGCCGCAGACTGGGCACGTTATTTTACTTGATGTTGATGGTACTATCACTGCCCTGCATTGAGGACACCTAGTTTCAACAACACCGAGTAATGGGCCCCTTAGGCTTATGTGGTATGGTGGCTTACTTGATAAAACCCTCGCCTTAATTAAGTCCCCTAAACCCACCGCATCATAAATAGTGCTTAACCTCTCCTCGGAGGCATAAGTTACGTAAAGTATACCCGTCTCAGCTTGAATCCTCCTAACCCCATCCTGATGTTGAACAGCGAAGATCCTAACCATGGCGACCTTATCGTTTGGGAAGTAGTACACCTTACCGTACACTATTTGCCCAGGCCTAATTAGGCTTAATTTAAGTGGCTTAACGTTAACCACGTGGTTAACTCTATCCCACTCAGCAATGCCAAGAACCATTGATTTAACGTAGCCTGAATCAACGTACGCATTATCGCCTGGAAGATACTCCTCCTCAACACCCAATTCCTCACCAGGTGTGACTAAGGCTTTACTTACTGAAGACCCCTGCATCGTTCTGCTAAACTAAGCACTATTAATAACACTAACCCTAATATGAATGCGCCGTGGATTAAGGATCCAGTACTCATCTTCTACCTGACCTTGTAGTTATGGTTACTGCTTCATCGAACTTCCTGGCTATGTAATCCCTCTTCTCCCCCTCACTTGAGAAACTCCCCCTAACCACGTGGGCCATGTTGGCTAAAACCTCCTTCTTAAGGTCACTTAAGGCAGGCTCCCTCCTCTCTATCCATGCCTTAGCCATGGTGTTGGCTAAGGCGTATATTGAAGCCCTTATGCTTGGTGAAACCTCAATTATCCCGTCCTGATTCATCAACGTTATGAAGTTTGTTAAAACCTCAGTCAACATGCTTGGAGTCTTAACACCAATGTGGCTTAAGGTTAAGTTAGCCTTCCACTCCAGTATTGCCTTAAGCAACTCCCTGTCAGGGTACTGAATCTCAACAACCTTCATTCTATCGGCCAAGGCTTCACTAAGCTCATAAACACCAGAGTACTCAGCTGGGTTTGATGTTGCTATCATCAGGAAGTCACTCCTAATCCTGAAACCTCTAATGTAGACGTAGTG from the Caldivirga maquilingensis IC-167 genome contains:
- a CDS encoding exosome complex RNA-binding protein Csl4 — translated: MQGSSVSKALVTPGEELGVEEEYLPGDNAYVDSGYVKSMVLGIAEWDRVNHVVNVKPLKLSLIRPGQIVYGKVYYFPNDKVAMVRIFAVQHQDGVRRIQAETGILYVTYASEERLSTIYDAVGLGDLIKARVLSSKPPYHISLRGPLLGVVETRCPQCRAVIVPSTSSKITCPVCGFVFRRKVAAS
- a CDS encoding AAA family ATPase, with translation MQSNSKDLLGSLPTLSSLLKRDPISMETKVVKAIREKGVNNILKSLESSLRGLGEATLDVLSGLSVGRHVMIMGPVGVGKTTLAEEIASILALDNPPYIEVACHSHMTATELTGDIDIAVALQAGLDHPLAYIPGPLVLSHGKVLIMDEINRLNPYSQASLLQVLQEHYVYIRGFRIRSDFLMIATSNPAEYSGVYELSEALADRMKVVEIQYPDRELLKAILEWKANLTLSHIGVKTPSMLTEVLTNFITLMNQDGIIEVSPSIRASIYALANTMAKAWIERREPALSDLKKEVLANMAHVVRGSFSSEGEKRDYIARKFDEAVTITTRSGRR